GCGGGCGGCAGCATGATCGTCGTGCTCGCGACGGCGACCGCGGACCTGCTCGGTCCGGTCTACCCGGCGGTCGCGGCGCTGATCGGCGCGCTCGGCGCGGCGATGGCCGGTTCGAACACCGTCTCGAACATCACCTTCGGCGGCTTCCAGTTCGAGGCCGCCCAGCAACTGGGCCTGCCGACTCAGATCATCGTGGGCGCACAGGCCGTCGGCGGCGCGATCGGCAACCTCGTGGCCATCCACAACGTCGTCGCGGCGCTGGCGACGGTCGGTCTGGTCGGGCAAGAGGGCCGCGTCATGCGCCTGAACCTGATTCCGCTGGTCTACTACTCGATCTTCGTCGGGTTCTGGGCGCTGCTGTTCTCGTACGTGCTGTTCCCAAGCGCCTTCTGAAACGCCGGCTCGCTGCCGGCGGTTTTTTATTTGAGGTCCGGCGCGATCAGTTCGATCGGATGGTGCGGTTTTCGTTCCAACAGCGCGTCCAACTGATCCGTACAGGAAGTCCCGCTCGCGAGCACGGTCCGGTCGCGCTCGCCAGCGTCCTCGAACGTGTCAAGTGTAGACATACCGGTTCGTTCGACCACAGAGACATGGGTGTTTTCATCCGAGTGGTTCGTCGATCGTCGAATGTAGAGTCTGCCCCTGTCGATACCTTTTTGTCCGTCTCGAAAGTGGGTCCGGTATGTCACTGGAGGACGACTCCCTCGACTACCACGAGGCCGACCCACCGGGCAAGATCGAGATCGCGACCACCAAACCGACGAACACCCAGCGCGACCTCTCGCTCGCGTACTCGCCGGGAGTTGCCGGCCCCTGCCGAGCTATCGACGAGAACCCCGACGACGTCTATCGCTACACCGCCAAGGGCAATCTGGTCGGTGTGGTGTCCAACGGAAGCGCGGTCCTCGGGTTGGGCGACATCGGCGCGAGCGCCTCGAAGCCGGTTATGGAAGGGAAGGGCGTCCTGTTCAAGCGCTTTGCCGATATCGACGTCTTCGACATCGAACTCGATCTGGAGGACCCCGAATCGATGATCGCCGCGACGAAGGCCATGGAGCCCACCTTCGGCGGGATCAACTTAGAGGACATCAAGGCTCCCGAGTGTTTCCAGATCGAGGAAACCCTCCGAGAGGAGATGTCGATCCCGGTCTTCCACGACGACCAACACGGCACTGCGATCATCTCCGGAGCGGGGCTGCTCAACGCCGCGGAGATCGCCGGTAAGGAACTCGCGGACCTCGATGTGGTGCTCTCGGGGGCGGGCGCGAGCGCGATCGCCACGGCGCGGTTTTACGTCTCGCTCGGGGTCAAACGGGAGAACATCACGATGTGTGACTCCTCGGGGATCATCACCGAGGCGCGCGCCGAGGAGGTCAACGAGTACAAACGCCAGTTCGCTCGCGACCTCCCCGAGGGCGGCCTCGCGGACGCGATGGAGGGCGCGGACGTGCTCGTCGGCCTCTCGGTCGCCGGCATCGTCTCGCCGGAGATGGTCCGGTCGATGGCCGCCGACCCGATCATCTTCGCGATGGCCAACCCCGACCCCGAGATCACCTACGAGGACGCGAAGGGTGCCCGCGACGATACGGTGATCATGGCGACCGGGCGCTCCGATTACCCCAACCAGGTCAACAACGTGCTCGGCTTCCCGTTCATTTTCCGAGGGGCCTTGGACGTCCGGGCGACCGAGATCAACGAGGAGATGAAGGTCGCCTGTGCGGAGGCGCTTGCGGACCTCGCAAAACAGGACGTCCCGGACGCGGTCCGGAAGGGCTACGGCGACCAGCCACTGCAGTTCGGCTCCGAGTACATCCTCCCCAAGCCGATCGATCCCAGAGTCCTCTTCGAGGTCGCACCCGCGGTCGCACAGGCGGCGATCTCCAGTGACGTCGCGCGCCGCGAGGTCGAACTCGACGAGTACAAAGAACAACTCGAAGCCCGCCTCGGGAAGTCCCGCGAGATGATGCGGGTGGTGCTGAACAAGGCCCGTAGCGACCCCAAGCGGGTCGCGCTTGCGGAGGGCGAGGACGAGAAGATGATCCGCGCGGCCTACCAGATGCAGGAGGAGGGGATCGCCCAACCCGTTCTCATCGGCGACCGCGAGGAGATCGAAACGACGCTCCGACGGCTCGGGCTCGCCTTTGAGCCCGACGTGGTCGATCTCTCGGAGGCCGAGTACGACGAGTACGCCGAACGCCTCTACGACCTGCGCCAGCGCAAGGGCTTTACCCGCAGCGAGGCCGCAGACATGGTCCGCCGGGACTCGAACTACCTCGGAAGCGTGATGGTCGAAGCCGGCGACGCCGACGCCCTGCTGACGGGGCTGACGCATCACTACCCCTCGGCGCTTCGCCCGCCGCTCCAGACCATCGGTACCGCCGAGGACGCCAACTACGCCGCCGGGGTCTACCTGCTGGCGTTCAAGGATCAGGTCGTCTTCTGTGCGGACGCGACCGTCAACCAGAACCCCGACGAGGACGTCCTCGCGGAGGTCACGCGCCACACCGCGGACCTCGCCCGCCGCTTCAACGTCGAGCCGCGTGCGGCGATGCTCTCGTATTCGAACTTCGGTTCGGTCGACAACGAGGGGACGCGAAAACCCCGCGAAGCCGCCCGACTCCTCCGCCGGGATCCGGACGTGGACTTCCCGGTCGACGGGGAAATGCAGGCCGACACGGCCGTCGTCGAGGAGATCCTCAACGGTACCTACGACTTCGCGGAGCTAGAGGAGCCGGCGAACGTGCTCGTCTTCCCGAACCTCGAGGCGGGCAACATCGGCTACAAACTGCTCCAGCGTCTGGGCGGAGCCGAAGCCATCGGCCCGATGCTCGTCGGCATGGACAAACCGGTCCACGTCCTCCAGCGTGGCGACGAGGTCAAGGACATCGTCAACCTGGCGGCGGTCGCCGTGGTGGACGCACAGAACCAGTAGTCCGGCGGCCGCGCCCGCCGTTCCCGGACGAACACCTGCCCCAACACAATTAATTAAGAGGGTCCGTGACGCTCCTTCCTAACATGAAACGGGAGAACGGAACAGACCGGCCGGGGCCGGCATGAACGGCAACGACCGCTCGATCGCCGGGTTCACCATGCTCGCCCACGGGACCTTCCACACCTACGAGCTGTCGATTCCGCTCTTTATCGTGATCTGGCTCGATGTCTTCGACGTCTCGGCGTTCGTCCTCGGAGTCGTCGTCAGCGTCGGGTACGGGCTGATCGGCGTCGGCGCGCTGCCGAGCGGCGTGCTCGCCGACCAGTACGGCTCGCGCCGACTGATCGTCGCCGCGGTCGTCGGAATGGGCGGCGGTTTCTTCCTGCTCGCGCTCGCGCCCAACGTCTACACGCTCTGTGGGGCGATCGTCGTCTGGGGCGCCGCGGCGAGCATCTACCACCCCGCGGGTCTGTCGTTGATCAGTCGCGGGGCCGAGGAGCGCGGTACGGTGTTCGCGTACCACGGCGTCGGCGGCAACGTCGGCACCGCGTTCGGCCCGCTGCTTGCGGCACTCCTCCTCGTTTTTTTCGACTGGCGGATCGTCATCGTCGCGCTCGCGATCCCGGCGGTCGTCGTCGTGGCGGTCGGTTCCGCGATCGAGTTCGACGAGACTGCCGCGACCGCCGCCGACGGCGGCGAACGACCCGACACCCACGATAGCGACGACGGGTTCGATCTCGGGGGGATCGTCGCCGATTCCCGGCTGCTCTTTACGACGGGATTCGCCCTCGCGTTCGTGATCGTCATGCTCTATGGAACCTACTATCGTGGGTTGTTGACGTTCATGCCCGACATGATCGCGAACCTCCCGCAGTTTAGCACGTACACGGTCATGGGTCAGGCGGCCGAACCCGCCCAGTACATCTACACCGGCCTGCTGATGGTCGGCATCCTCGGCCAGTACGCCGGCGGCCGGATCACCGACCATATCAGAACGGAGTACGCGCTGTTGGCGACGCTGACGTCGCTCGCGGTCCTTGCGGTCGTCTTCCTTCCCGCGGCCGGTTGGGGGGTCGTTCCGTTTCTCACGGTGTGTGCGATCCTCGGGTTCTGTCTGTACGCGACCGCGCCGATCTACCAGGTCGTGATCGCTGAATACGCCGCAGAAGACGTCCACGGGCTCTCCTACGGCTTTACGTACCTCGGGATGTTCGGCGTCGGTGCGGGCGGGGCGGCGCTGGCGGGCGCGCTGTTGACGTACTTCAGCGCCGCCGTGTTGCTCGGAACCCTCGGCGCGATCGCGCTTCTGGCGGCGGGGCTCGTGGTGGTCGTCCTCGAATTCGTCTGAAATCCTCAGGCGACGCGGTTTCGCAGTTCTTCACCCGCCCAGTAGTGCTCGACGTTCTCCTTCACTAGATCGGCGATGTCGAGGTGATAGCGGTTGGTCGCAGAGCCCTTGTGAGGCATGACGAGTACCTCCTCCATGTCCCACAGCGGCGACTGGTCGGGGAGGGGCTCGGTCTCGAAGACGTCGAGTGCCGCCCCCGCGATCTCGCCGTCCTCGATCGCCGAGACGAGTGCGTCCTCGTCGACGATCGGGCCCCGAGCGACGTTCACGAGATACGAATCCTCGCGCATCGCCTCGAACTCCGGCGTCGAGAGCAGCCCGTCCGTCTCGGGGGTGTGGGGTAGCGTGATCGCGACGAACCGGGCGTCAGAGATGGCCTCGTGGAGGTCATCGGGGCCGTAGATCTCCGAGACGCCAGGGACTGGTTCATCAGAGCGCCGCACGCCGACGACCTCCATTCCCAACCCGTCCGCACGCGTGGCGATCCCCTCGCCGATGGTACCCAGTCCGAGCACACAGAGGCGCTCGTTCTCGACGGTGAAGGGGCGCTCGTAGTCGGGAGTGTACCAGTGGGTCTCGTTCTGGTTGTCCCGGTAGACGTGCAACATGCGTGCAAGCGAGAGCATGCAACCGATGGCGACCTCGCCGACGGTCGCACCGTGGATGCCCGAACTGTTCGTCAGAGGGACCCCGGCCTCGGCGTAGGCCTCGGTGTCGAAGGCGTCGTAGCCCGCCCGGGCGCAGTGGACCCACCCGGCGTCGAGGAACTCCTCGCCGGGGACGTAGGTGACCACGCCGTCGCGCTCGTCGTACTCCTCGCCGTCGCCGACGAGTTCGACCGGGATCGGGAAGTCCGAAAAGGCCTCGACGAACGCTTCCTTCGGGATGACGTTCTCGACGGATTCGTGGACGTACAACTGCTCGAGGTCGTTTGTAGCCATGCGCGTGAGTGTATCACTCCCGGGGTTGAAGCTTTCGGAACAGGGCTCCTCTATATCATGATCTATCATCGGGAATTCGGTGTTCGAGCTTGACAGAATTGGTAACTCTTATCACATAGTCGGACAGCATATTGGATAGTCACCGTAACGGTGAGGATATCATGGACGTCAACGAAGCGATCGCGCAGACGCTACGAGAGGAGGGTGTAGAGTACTTGTTCGGGTTCCCGAGCAATCCGCTGTTCGATACGGATTCGGCGGAGGAGGCGGGGGTTCGATCCATCATCACGCGCCAGGAGCGCACGGCCGTCCACATGGCCGACGCGGTCGGCCGGCTGACCTCCGGCGAGCAGGTCGGTGCCTTCGCCTGCCAGCACGGGCCGGGCACCGAGAACTCCATCGGCGGCGTCGCCCAGGCCTACGGCGAGTCCGCGCCCATCGTCGCGGTCCCCGCGGGCTACGACCTGGCGAAGACCGACGTGGATCCGAAGTTCAACTCCCTGGTGAGCTACCAGTCGGTGAGCAAGTCCTGCGAGCAGCTCGCGGATCCCGAGGCCGTAAGCGAGACGATGCGCCGGGCCTTTAGCTCGGCGCGAAACGGCCGGCCCCGTCCCTCCGTGGTCGAGGTCCCCAAGGACGTCTTCTATACGGATCTCGAAGAGGAGTTCGAGTATACGCCCTCGAAAGCACGACGCTCGGGGCCGGACCCGGCCGACGTCGAGACGGCGGCCGAGACGCTGGCCGAGGCCGAGCGCCCGGTGATCTTCGCCGGACAGGGCGTCCACTACGCGAAGGGCTGGGACGCTCTGAAAGAACTCGCAGAAACCCTCGAAGCGCCGGTGGCGACGAGTCTGAACGGGAAGAGCGCGTTCCCCGAGGACCACCCCCTCTCGCTGGGCGCCGCGAGCAAGAGCGAACCGGGACAGCTCACCCACTTCGTCCGGGAGGCCGACGTGCTGTTCGGGATCGGCTGTTCGTTCACCGAGACCGCTTACGGGCTAACGATGCCCGAAACGAGCGACAAGACGGTGATCCACTCGACGCTCGATCCGACCGACATCGACAAGGACGTCGTCTCGGACCATTCATTGGTCGGCGACGCCGACCTCACCCTCACAGCGCTGATCGAGGAACTCGACGGCCGCGTCGACGAGGACCGGGGACGGGCCGACGATGTCGCAAGCGAAATCGAGGAGGTTCGCGAGGAATGGCTCGCCGAGTGGGAGTCCAAACTCACCGCCGAGGACACCCCGATCAACCCCTACCGCGTGATCCGCGAACTCGACGAGACGGTCGACAAAGAGGAGGTCGTCATCACCCACGACGCGGGCAACCCGCGCGACTTCCTCGCGCCCTTCTTCGAAGTCACCGAACCCCTCTCGTATATCGGCTGGGGAAAGACCACTCAGTTGGGCTACGGGCTGGGGCTGACGATGGGTGCGAAGCTAGTCAATCCGGAGAAGCTCTGCATCAACGTCTGGGGCGACGGCGCGATCGGGATGACGGCCCTCGATCTGGAGACCGCAGCCCGCGAGGACATCCCGATCCTCTCGATCCATCTGAGCAACTTCGAGATGGCCTCGTATGACACGCCCTTCGGCGGGCACTGGGCGGACGTCGCGGAGGGGCTTGGCTGCTACGGCGAGCGCGTCGAGGACCCCGACGAACTCGGGGCCGCCATCGAGCGCGCCATCGAGAAGACCGAGGAGGGCACGCCTGCGCTGCTCGAAGTCATCACCTCGAAGGAGACCGAACTCTCGCGGCCGGACCTCGAATAAGCACCTCGCCCTCCAAGGGCGACGGGAACGTTTAACATCGACAGCTGAAACCACTACATCATGGAATCCGATAGCACGAGTCAGGAGAAGATACTCGACGGGATCACCGTCGTCGATCTGACGACGTTCGTCACCGGCGGTTTCGCCACACTAATGCTCGCGAACCAGGGCGCTGAGGTCATCAAGGTCGAACGTCCCGAACTCGGCGACGACAGTCGCCACTCGGGCCCGCCGTTCGTCTCGACTGAGAACTACGAAGGGCCCGGAAAGTCGGCCGCATCCCAGGGCGAGTCGCCGTACTTCTGGACGGTCAACTACGACAAGCAGAGCATCGAACTCAACCTCAAAAGCGAGGAGGGCCTGTCGATCTGCAAGGAGCTGATCGAGGAGGCGGACGTCGTCGTCGAGAACTACCGACCGGGCACCGCCGAACGGCTGGGCCTGGGCTACGACGATCTCCAAGATCTGAACCCCGAACTCGTCTACTGTTCGATCTCCGCCTTCGGCGAAACCGGCCCCTGGAGCGACCGACCGGGCTACGACCTGCTCGTCCAGGGCATGAGCGGGATCATGAGCGTCACCGGCGAGGAGGGGGGCGACCCGGTGAAAGTCGGCCTTCCTCAAACGGACCTCATCACGGCGATGTGGGCGGCCTTCGGGATCGTCGGCGCGCTGTTCCGGCGCGAACGCACGGGCGAGGGCGAGCGTGTCGAGTTGGGAATGCTCGATTCGTCGCTGCCGTGGCTCACCAAACAGGCCGCAAAGGCGTTCGTCGGCGAGGAAACGAGCAGAATGGGCACTAAAGACCCCGTGCTCGCGCCGTACCAGAGCTATCCCACCGCGGACGGGTATCTGAACGTCGCCTGCGGAAATCAAAAACTCTGGGAGGGGTTTTGCACCGAAATCGGGCGGGAGGACCTCCTCGAAGACCCCCGCTTTAGCGAGAACGCAGACCGCGTCGAACACATGGACGAACTGGAAGGGGAACTCTCGGAGACGCTCCGCGAGCGCACGACCGACGAGTGGGTCGAGACGCTGGCCGAGGAGGCGGGTCTGCCCGTCGGGCCGGTCTACGAGGTCGATGAGGCACTGGAGAGCGAGCAGGTCGAGGCCCGCGGCGCGGTCGGCTCGCTTTCCCATCCCGCGGCGGGCGAGATCCCGAGCCTCGAACACCCGCTGAACTTCGAGGGCGCAGACAGCGGGTTCGACGACGCACCGCCGTTGCTCGGCGAGGATACCGAGGCTATCCTCGACCGACTTGGCTACTCCGAGGAACAGGTTGCGGAGCTGCGTGAAGCGGGTGCGATACCCGACGCGTAGAACGACAGTGAGGTTCGGACGCAACACATTTATCCGTGTGTTACGATCTCTCATTCGACACCCAACCGGCGTGACCCGTCCTTGCTGTGTTCCAGCCGGGACCTCTGGGTGCGTCGACGGAATACGGACCGGAACGCGGAGACGATCACAGAGGAGACACGCTTGACAATGGCAACAACCGACCGAAACGATCCTGCGACCGACGACCGAGCGAACTACGACTACACGAACGGCGACGTCGAGCGCCCCGACCTCGTGGCCGACCTCGAAGCCCGTGTTGAGGGCGACGTGCGCTTCGACGAGTACTCCCGGGAGCTGTACGCGACCGACGCCAGCGCCTACGAGGTCACGCCCATCGGCGTGGTCTTTCCGGCCTCGACCGAGGACATCGCCGCGGTGATGGGCTACTGTGCCGACCGGGAGATTCCCGTGTTGCCCCGTGGCGGCGGGACGAGCCTCGCGGGCCAGTCGGTCAACGAGGCGGTCGTACTGGACCTCTCCCGATACATGACCGACATCACCGACGTCGATCCCGACGCGATGCGCGCACGCGCTCAGACCGGCATCACGCTCGGCGAGCTCAACCGCACCCTCGAACCCGAGGGGATCAAGTTCGCGCCCGACCCATCGACGGCCGACCGCAGCGCCCTCGGGGGTGCCATCGGCAACAACACGACCGGCGCCCACTCGCTGTTGTACGGTAAGACCGACGCCTACGTCGAGGAGTGTGAGGCCGTCCTCTCCGATGGCTCGGTCCATACCTTCGGTGAGGTGAGCGTCGAGGAACTGCGCGAAAGCGCCGATCCCGACGGCGAGCTGATCGAGCGGATCCACGCCGAAGTGGTTCGCATCATCGACGAGGAAAGCGACGCCGTCGCGGAGCGCTACCCGAGCATGAAGCGAAACGTCTCGGGGTACAACCTCGACGTGCTTGTCGAGGAAGCCCGGGGGGAGGGGGCGACGGAGGAAGGGACAGTGAACCTCGCGCGCCTGTTGGTCGGCAGCGAGGGCACCCTCGCCATCGTCACCGAGGCCGAGGTAGCGCTCGAAACCATCCCCGAGACGAAGTCGATCGGACTGCTGACCTACCACAGCCTGCTGGAGGCGATGGAGGACGTCGGCCCGATCCTCGAACACGAGCCTGCCGCCCTCGAAGTGCTCGACGGCGTACTCGTCGACCTCGCGCGCGGGCTCGACGAGTTCAAGGACGTCATCGGGATGTTGCCCGACGAGACCGACACGTTCCTGCTCGTCGAGTTCTACGCCGATTCCGACGAGGAGCGCCGCGAGAAGGTCGAAACCCTGCTCGAAGACCGAGTGGATGAGATCGCCTTCGACGGCTACGAGGCCTACGACAAAGAGACCCAGAAGGACTTCTGGAAGATGCGCAAGGCCTCGACGCCGATCCTCCTTTCCAGAACCGGCGACGAGAAACACATCGCCTTCATCGAGGACGTCGCCATCCCACCCGAGCACCTCCCCGAGTACACCGCCGACTTCAAGCAGGTCTTCGAGGACCACGACACGTTCGGGAGCTTCTATGCGCATGCCGGTCCGGGCTGTATGCACGTCCGCCCACTGATCAACACCAAGACGGCGGAGGGCGTCGAAACGATGGTCTCGATCTCGGACGCCGCAACGGACCTCGCAGTCAAATATGGCGGCAGCGTTTCCGGGGAGCACGGCGACGGCAGAGCCAGAACCCAGTGGAACAAAAAGCTCTACGGCGAGCACCTCTGGGACGTCTTCCGCGACCTGAAGACGGCCTTCGACCCCGATTGGTTGTTGAACCCCGGTTCGGTCTGTGGGGACTTCGACATGAGCGAGAACCTCCGGTTCGGCCCGGACTACGAGTTCGAGGCGGGCTTCGAGCCCTCGCTCAACTGGGAGAACGACAACGGGTTTCAGGGGATGGCCGAGCTCTGCCATGGGTGTGGCGGCTGTCGTACGAGCCAGGACGGTGCGGGCGGGGTGATGTGTCCGACCTATCGCGCCGCCGACGAGGAGATCACGAGTACGAGAGGTCGGGCGAACATGCTCCGGCAAGCGATGAGCGGCGACTTACCTGACGAAGAGCAGTTCGACGTCGAGTTCATGCACGAGGTGATGGACCTCTGTGTGGGCTGTAAGGGCTGTGCGCGGGACTGTCCCTCCGAGGTGGACATGGCGAAGATGAAAGTCGAGGTCGAACACGAGTACCTGAAGCGTCACGGGGTCGACCTGCGCTCGCGCGTCTTCGCGCGGATCGACTGGCTCTCGGATCTCGGGAGCGCGACCGCGCCGCTCTCGAACCTCGCGAGTTCGCTGCCCGGGTCGGGGCTCCTCACCGAGAAGGTGCTGGGGATCGCCCGCGAGCGCACTCTGCCCGCCTTCGAGCCAGAGACGCTCACCGAGTGGTACGAAAAGCGCGGCCCGAAAGTGAGTGAGGAGCAAGCGGACCGGAAGGTCCTGCTTTTTCCCGATACGTTCACCGACCACAACAACACGAAGGCGGGTAAGGCCGCAATCGAAGTGCTGGAGGCCGCGAACGTCCACGTGCGGATTCCTGAGGGTGTGACCGGCAGTGGGCGGCCCGCCCATTCGAAAGGGCTGATCGGCCTCGCGAAGGAGAAGGCCGACCGGAACGTCACCGCGCTCGCACCGGACGTCAACGCCGACTGGGACGTCGTCGTCGTCGAGCCCTCCGACGCCGTGATGTTCCAGCTCGACTACCGGGACCTGCTCTCGGGTGAGGCGGTCGAACGGATCGCACAGAACACCTACGGCGTCATGGAGTACATAGACCGGTTCCGCCTCGACGAGGCGATGAGCTTCGGCGCGCTCGACGAGTCGCTTACGTATCACGGCCACTGCCACCAGAAGGCGGTCAAGAAGGACCACCACACCGTCGGCGTCCTGCGCCGGGCGGGCTACCGGGTCGACCCCCTCGATTCGGGCTGCTGTGGCATGGCGGGCTCCTTCGGCTACGAGGCCGAACACTACTCGATGAGCCAGGCGGTCGGCTCCATGCTGTTCGGCCAGATCGAGGAAAGCAGTGGAGAGAGCGTCGTCGCCCCCGGCTCGTCGTGTCGCAGTCAGATCGGCGACGAATACGGGGAGAAGCCGCCCCACCCGGTCAGGAAACTCGCCGAGGCGTTGGCTTAATCGGAGCCGAACGCGCCGCCCGCGGTCCACTCCTCCAACGTCGTCTGATCCTCCGCGACCTCCGAGAAGACCTCTTCCGTGTGCTCGCCGAGTCGCGGTGCGGGCTCCCTGATCTCGGGTTCGTAGTCCGCGAAGTCGATCGGGTGACCCGGGAGCAGGCACTCGCCCCAGTCGGGGTCCTCGTGGGGGATCGTCAGGTCGCGCGCGTCGGTCTGTTCGTGCTCGACGACGTCCTCAACGTCGTTGATCGGCCCGCAGGGAAAGCCATAGTCTGTGAGCGAATCGAGCCAGTGTTCCGTACTCTCCGTCTCGAACTCCGATTCGATGATCTCCAGAACCTCCTCGGCATGCTCCTGTCGGTCGTCGTTGGTCGGGTACTCCGCGAGTTCCTCGCGGCCCACCAACTCGACGAAATCGTCCCAGCGGTCGTCGCTCGGGACGCCCGTGACGAGCGCTCCATTCGAGGTTTCGAAGCGCTGGTAGGGCACGAGCGTCTGGTGGCTCGTCCCCTGTGGGCCCGGCACGCTCCCGTCCATCGAGTACTCCGTGAGGTACTCGTTCATGAGCGTCACGATCGAATCGAACAGCCCGACGTCGAACTTGCCGACGAACTCGTCGCTCCGCTCGCCCATGCGCTCGCGCTCGTAGAGCCGCGTGAGGACGCCCATCGCCGCGAACATCCCCGTCGTGAGGTCGCCGATGGCCTGGCCCACCTTCACGGGCTGGCCGCCCTCGGGTCCGGTGACGCTCATGATCCCGCCTTCCGCTTGGAGAATGAGGTCGAGACCCGGTTTCTCCTTATACGGTCCGCTCTCGCCGTAGCCCTTGATGCTCGCGTAGACGATCCCCGGGTTCTCCTCGCGGAGGTCCTCGTAGCCGATACCGAGTTTGTCGGTGACGCCGTAGCCGAAGTTCTCGACGAAGACGTCGGCCGCCGAAAGCAGCGATCGGGCGGCCTCGACGCCCGCCTCGCTCTTCAGATCGAGCGTCACCGACCGCTTGTTCCTGTTGTTCGCCATGAAGTACCCCGACTTCCCTTCGGGGCCGACGCCCTGGGTGCGTGCGGGGTCACCCGCGCCGGGCCGTTCGATCTTCACGACCTCCGCGCCCATGTCCGCGAGCAACGCGCCACAGAAGGGGCCTGCACGGTGGGCGGTCATCTCGACGACCGACACTCCCGAAAGCGGGCCCTGATTCCCGTTCATGCTCACTCGTCCTCGTTGAACTCGTCGACCAGTTCCCGGCGCTCGTCGGTGGCGAACTGCTCCCACCAGAGGTCGGCTTCGAACTCCCGGGCGTCGGCCGCGTCGGTCGCGTCCGCCGCGTAGTTGAGCGCGCGCTTCGAGTTCTTGACCGCCTTCCGCCCTGTGTCCTGGATCCCGTCGATGATTCCCTGTACCGTTTCGTCAAGCTCCTCGCGCGCAACGGCGTGGTTGATCAGCCCGATCCGCTCGGCCTCGGCGGCATCGACGTAGCCCGCGGTGAAGACCAGTTCCTTGGCTTTGGCCTCGCCGACGAGTTCGATCGCCCGCTTGTTCGCCCCTCCTGTCGGTATCTGGCCGATGTTCGCGGTCGGCACGCCGAACTTCGCGTCCTCGACCGCCACACGGAGGTCACAGAACATCGCGAGGATCAGCCCGCCACCCACACAATACCCGTTGATCTTCGCGATCACGGGCGCGTGACAGTGCAGGGCCTTCCGGTACATCTCGTAGAACAGTTCCTGGCGGTCCTGCTGGTGGGCGTGGTCCTCGGTCGTGCCGGCGTATTCCGTTATATCCGCGCCCGCAGAGAAGGCGTCCTCGCCCTCTCCCGTGATGACGACCGCATCGATCTTCCTGTCGAGTTGGATCTCGTCGAAGGCGCGCGAGAGGTCCAGCATTACCTCGTCGTTCAACGCGTTGTACACCTCGGGGCGGTGGAACTCGATCGTAGCGACGCTGTCTTCGACATCGACGCTGATGCTCTCGTAGGCCGTATAGCTGACCATGTGGAGTCACCGCACACCCGGGGGAAAAGTCTTCCCGAAAGCCCTCGGCCGGACTTGGCAGTTCGACCTCGCCCTTTGCATTTCCCAAGAAAAGACCGCTTCGCGGTCCTTTCGGGT
The DNA window shown above is from Halalkalicoccus jeotgali B3 and carries:
- the ddh gene encoding D-2-hydroxyacid dehydrogenase produces the protein MATNDLEQLYVHESVENVIPKEAFVEAFSDFPIPVELVGDGEEYDERDGVVTYVPGEEFLDAGWVHCARAGYDAFDTEAYAEAGVPLTNSSGIHGATVGEVAIGCMLSLARMLHVYRDNQNETHWYTPDYERPFTVENERLCVLGLGTIGEGIATRADGLGMEVVGVRRSDEPVPGVSEIYGPDDLHEAISDARFVAITLPHTPETDGLLSTPEFEAMREDSYLVNVARGPIVDEDALVSAIEDGEIAGAALDVFETEPLPDQSPLWDMEEVLVMPHKGSATNRYHLDIADLVKENVEHYWAGEELRNRVA
- a CDS encoding thiamine pyrophosphate-requiring protein, translating into MDVNEAIAQTLREEGVEYLFGFPSNPLFDTDSAEEAGVRSIITRQERTAVHMADAVGRLTSGEQVGAFACQHGPGTENSIGGVAQAYGESAPIVAVPAGYDLAKTDVDPKFNSLVSYQSVSKSCEQLADPEAVSETMRRAFSSARNGRPRPSVVEVPKDVFYTDLEEEFEYTPSKARRSGPDPADVETAAETLAEAERPVIFAGQGVHYAKGWDALKELAETLEAPVATSLNGKSAFPEDHPLSLGAASKSEPGQLTHFVREADVLFGIGCSFTETAYGLTMPETSDKTVIHSTLDPTDIDKDVVSDHSLVGDADLTLTALIEELDGRVDEDRGRADDVASEIEEVREEWLAEWESKLTAEDTPINPYRVIRELDETVDKEEVVITHDAGNPRDFLAPFFEVTEPLSYIGWGKTTQLGYGLGLTMGAKLVNPEKLCINVWGDGAIGMTALDLETAAREDIPILSIHLSNFEMASYDTPFGGHWADVAEGLGCYGERVEDPDELGAAIERAIEKTEEGTPALLEVITSKETELSRPDLE
- a CDS encoding MFS transporter codes for the protein MNGNDRSIAGFTMLAHGTFHTYELSIPLFIVIWLDVFDVSAFVLGVVVSVGYGLIGVGALPSGVLADQYGSRRLIVAAVVGMGGGFFLLALAPNVYTLCGAIVVWGAAASIYHPAGLSLISRGAEERGTVFAYHGVGGNVGTAFGPLLAALLLVFFDWRIVIVALAIPAVVVVAVGSAIEFDETAATAADGGERPDTHDSDDGFDLGGIVADSRLLFTTGFALAFVIVMLYGTYYRGLLTFMPDMIANLPQFSTYTVMGQAAEPAQYIYTGLLMVGILGQYAGGRITDHIRTEYALLATLTSLAVLAVVFLPAAGWGVVPFLTVCAILGFCLYATAPIYQVVIAEYAAEDVHGLSYGFTYLGMFGVGAGGAALAGALLTYFSAAVLLGTLGAIALLAAGLVVVVLEFV
- a CDS encoding NADP-dependent malic enzyme; translated protein: MSLEDDSLDYHEADPPGKIEIATTKPTNTQRDLSLAYSPGVAGPCRAIDENPDDVYRYTAKGNLVGVVSNGSAVLGLGDIGASASKPVMEGKGVLFKRFADIDVFDIELDLEDPESMIAATKAMEPTFGGINLEDIKAPECFQIEETLREEMSIPVFHDDQHGTAIISGAGLLNAAEIAGKELADLDVVLSGAGASAIATARFYVSLGVKRENITMCDSSGIITEARAEEVNEYKRQFARDLPEGGLADAMEGADVLVGLSVAGIVSPEMVRSMAADPIIFAMANPDPEITYEDAKGARDDTVIMATGRSDYPNQVNNVLGFPFIFRGALDVRATEINEEMKVACAEALADLAKQDVPDAVRKGYGDQPLQFGSEYILPKPIDPRVLFEVAPAVAQAAISSDVARREVELDEYKEQLEARLGKSREMMRVVLNKARSDPKRVALAEGEDEKMIRAAYQMQEEGIAQPVLIGDREEIETTLRRLGLAFEPDVVDLSEAEYDEYAERLYDLRQRKGFTRSEAADMVRRDSNYLGSVMVEAGDADALLTGLTHHYPSALRPPLQTIGTAEDANYAAGVYLLAFKDQVVFCADATVNQNPDEDVLAEVTRHTADLARRFNVEPRAAMLSYSNFGSVDNEGTRKPREAARLLRRDPDVDFPVDGEMQADTAVVEEILNGTYDFAELEEPANVLVFPNLEAGNIGYKLLQRLGGAEAIGPMLVGMDKPVHVLQRGDEVKDIVNLAAVAVVDAQNQ